From a region of the Paenibacillus lutimineralis genome:
- a CDS encoding methyl-accepting chemotaxis protein — protein sequence MGFAKKITIAIVTLLGLIGAIIGVFGYQTTYRQVEKSVGVETVGCANITTGLINPAVIELLANGDKSKLAEVEQQLNWTVDHKPLFKEAFILSLDGSILAADQHLKERGYNAGDAFYFDPADRDMIMDMKHSVYTKVYTYDDTELLTGYGPIFQDNDPNKSIVGLMAINFDASIIHDRTWEIITLPFIIGAVVFLLAALVVYFIIHRMIRPLEHLSNQVNQIAQGDLTITPMVLKSNDEVGKLSRDFSNMIINLRSLITEVSSTSIQVASSSQQLSASAEQTGTACEQTVYITQELAEGAETQLHDLEQSSNTLRSMSTSTKQIVHTMSDVSDAAQSSSVAAGQGVASIQQSIQQMNRMQGKINELSANITELSGHSKEIQSILEIITAIADETNLLAINASIEAARAGEYGSGFAVVASSVGKLAERSAESVKQIATLVGYIVTQMEATGTTMIETAREVELSTSLVYSAGESFDEIENQSTATAGAISNISGAVQELSGQTELLVKSLENIVEIANNNVDGAQSMSAASQEQLATMEEVDASANFLANLSDKLHTLIEKFKV from the coding sequence ATGGGATTTGCAAAAAAAATAACTATAGCCATTGTTACCCTTCTTGGGCTTATCGGCGCCATTATCGGTGTATTCGGCTATCAGACAACCTACCGTCAGGTAGAGAAATCCGTCGGTGTCGAAACCGTAGGTTGCGCTAATATTACGACCGGCTTGATCAATCCTGCCGTCATCGAACTGCTCGCAAATGGAGACAAGTCCAAATTGGCTGAAGTGGAGCAGCAACTGAACTGGACGGTAGACCATAAACCATTGTTCAAGGAAGCTTTCATTCTCTCGCTCGATGGCTCCATTCTTGCTGCCGACCAACACCTTAAGGAGCGCGGCTATAACGCCGGCGATGCTTTCTATTTCGATCCAGCCGATCGGGATATGATCATGGACATGAAGCATTCCGTATACACGAAGGTCTATACATATGATGACACGGAGCTATTGACAGGATATGGTCCTATCTTCCAGGACAATGATCCGAACAAGTCCATCGTCGGATTAATGGCCATCAATTTCGATGCATCCATTATTCATGACAGAACATGGGAGATCATCACCTTACCCTTTATCATTGGCGCTGTGGTCTTCCTGCTTGCCGCTCTGGTTGTCTATTTCATCATTCATCGTATGATTCGCCCGCTTGAACATTTATCCAACCAGGTGAACCAAATTGCACAAGGTGATCTTACGATTACGCCTATGGTGCTGAAGAGTAATGATGAAGTTGGCAAGCTGTCACGGGACTTCAGCAATATGATCATCAATCTGCGGAGCCTGATCACCGAGGTGAGCTCGACTTCCATCCAAGTAGCTTCATCTTCCCAACAGTTGTCTGCAAGCGCGGAGCAAACGGGGACAGCCTGTGAGCAGACCGTCTACATCACACAGGAACTGGCGGAAGGAGCAGAGACGCAACTGCATGATCTGGAGCAGAGCTCGAATACTCTGCGCAGCATGTCGACCTCCACGAAGCAAATTGTCCATACTATGAGCGATGTGTCCGACGCAGCCCAGAGTTCCTCAGTTGCTGCAGGACAGGGCGTAGCGTCCATTCAGCAGAGCATACAGCAAATGAACAGAATGCAGGGCAAAATCAACGAATTGTCTGCTAATATCACTGAGCTTTCTGGTCATTCCAAAGAAATTCAGAGCATTCTGGAGATTATTACTGCAATTGCTGACGAGACTAATCTGCTGGCGATCAATGCTTCGATCGAAGCAGCCCGGGCTGGTGAATATGGCAGCGGCTTCGCCGTGGTCGCTTCATCCGTCGGCAAACTGGCCGAACGTTCAGCTGAATCAGTGAAGCAGATAGCCACCCTCGTAGGCTATATCGTTACACAAATGGAAGCGACTGGTACAACGATGATCGAGACCGCCCGAGAGGTTGAGCTAAGTACTTCTCTAGTGTATAGTGCCGGCGAATCCTTCGATGAGATCGAGAACCAGTCCACAGCAACTGCTGGGGCAATAAGCAACATCAGCGGCGCTGTTCAAGAGCTCTCGGGCCAGACCGAGCTATTGGTAAAATCGCTCGAGAACATCGTGGAAATCGCCAACAACAACGTCGATGGCGCCCAGTCCATGTCTGCTGCATCTCAGGAACAGCTTGCGACGATGGAGGAAGTAGATGCCTCGGCTAACTTCCTGGCCAATTTATCGGATAAGCTGCACACATTAATCGAGAAGTTCAAAGTGTAA
- the thpR gene encoding RNA 2',3'-cyclic phosphodiesterase: MSNNSEVWRLFIAIPIPSPVKQAIADWCKEQRDKLAFQKWVHQEDYHITVQFLGDTSPERLDDLQLAATRAVSNIRPTHMEAHGCGTFGRADQPRVLWAGLSGDMELLNKLQNNVIEENGKLGYIPEDRPYRPHITMARKYRAGYKLETDIKMTNPQFGSWTADALVIYRTNMHHQPMYEKVAEIPFAK, translated from the coding sequence ATGTCTAATAATTCAGAAGTTTGGCGTCTATTTATCGCGATTCCGATCCCGTCCCCTGTTAAACAGGCGATTGCTGACTGGTGTAAGGAGCAGAGGGACAAGTTAGCTTTTCAAAAATGGGTGCATCAGGAGGATTATCATATAACGGTGCAGTTTCTGGGCGATACATCCCCGGAGAGGTTGGATGATCTTCAATTAGCCGCTACGAGGGCTGTCTCCAATATTCGGCCTACACATATGGAAGCCCATGGATGCGGTACATTCGGACGTGCAGATCAGCCAAGGGTACTCTGGGCAGGATTAAGTGGGGATATGGAGCTATTGAACAAGCTGCAGAATAACGTCATTGAGGAGAACGGGAAGCTGGGGTATATTCCGGAGGACCGTCCTTACCGGCCGCATATTACGATGGCTCGCAAGTACCGTGCAGGATACAAGCTGGAAACGGATATTAAGATGACCAATCCTCAGTTTGGTTCATGGACTGCAGATGCATTGGTGATCTATCGAACGAATATGCATCATCAGCCGATGTATGAGAAGGTTGCCGAGATTCCCTTCGCCAAATAA
- a CDS encoding TetR/AcrR family transcriptional regulator, which produces MAVVDRRRQIVEAAEKSFALFGYKATTMDHVAKIANVAKGTIYTFFANKEELFDEILRSVIIEMKKITEQEVQDDRPFFENLYQSMDKLLEFRREHELLVKLFQEVRDFGTPQAREGLEKIELAILDYLERQIDRAAKHGEIREFDPKVIAFVLVKLYIALTSDWNKIHEPLSKEQIREFSQIFLSGGLSKT; this is translated from the coding sequence TTGGCTGTAGTGGATCGCAGAAGACAAATCGTTGAAGCGGCAGAAAAATCATTTGCATTGTTTGGTTACAAAGCTACAACGATGGATCATGTAGCTAAAATTGCAAATGTCGCCAAGGGCACGATTTACACGTTTTTTGCGAATAAGGAGGAACTGTTTGATGAAATTCTTCGTTCCGTCATTATAGAGATGAAGAAAATTACGGAACAAGAGGTTCAGGATGACAGACCTTTCTTCGAGAATCTGTACCAGAGCATGGATAAACTTCTGGAATTCAGGAGAGAACATGAGCTGCTTGTGAAGCTGTTCCAGGAGGTAAGAGATTTTGGAACGCCGCAAGCGCGTGAGGGCCTGGAGAAGATCGAGTTGGCCATCCTTGATTACTTGGAGCGTCAAATCGATCGTGCGGCCAAACATGGGGAAATTCGCGAGTTTGATCCTAAAGTAATTGCATTTGTGCTTGTGAAGCTGTACATTGCGCTAACTTCGGATTGGAACAAAATTCACGAGCCACTAAGCAAAGAGCAGATCAGAGAATTTTCTCAAATATTTTTATCAGGCGGGTTATCCAAGACATAG
- a CDS encoding YhgE/Pip family protein, whose translation MKSMSVFFKDLASSFKKPKVIIPILVVMFIPVLYSGMFLKAFWDPYGKMDEIPVAVVNEDRGAEYEGTELQAGNDLVEELKKNAAFGWEFVTREQANEGMKNNDYYMTLVIPSNFSEQATTLMDDQPKPAEIIYEPNEAYNFLAAQIGGTAVKEIKSKVSAKVTEAYTDVLFDQVEKISSGLGDAGEGATEINDGAVKLDEGAQKLKENLAKMVDGSVKLQDGISPLTEGVGSLNKGAGDLKTGATSLASGLNQLADANKQLQNGAAAANEGGNQLKTGLGASLNGANALAQGLKQSEQGSASLVTGLESSAQGSTKVAEGAKAVAQGIEQLTQASPELAANPAVKQLLAASQAVATGSEQVAQGQQQLLKGSKDLHGAQQQLVQGSEQLVQGQEQLAQGAAKLTEGQGQLVGGLKQFGVKLNEAAAGGSQLATGAGALSEGAKKIEGGMGQLSSGVATLADGSKQLDEGAGELKDGTSKLSEGSGELASKLNEAADETSSVKKTDALVDMFAQPVDVDEQKMNEVPNYGTGFSPYFLSLGLFVGALISTLVVPLRSSSVSEASGWNRFVSRSLSFTGMSLFQSLFAVVLVLYGLKLEVQNVPMFYLFTFVTSLCFMFIIQALVTWLDNPGRFLAILLLIFQLTTSAGTFPVELLPSWMKAFNPFMPMTFSVKGYKAVISSGEMSVAWGQMGILIGVAVVFLALTLVYFLAHNNSVAEEVSAEASLQA comes from the coding sequence ATGAAATCAATGTCGGTATTTTTTAAGGATCTTGCATCTTCCTTTAAAAAGCCTAAAGTGATTATCCCAATTCTTGTCGTCATGTTCATTCCCGTATTATACAGCGGAATGTTTCTGAAGGCATTTTGGGACCCGTACGGGAAAATGGATGAGATTCCTGTCGCGGTTGTCAATGAGGATCGCGGTGCTGAATACGAAGGAACAGAGCTACAAGCAGGTAATGATTTGGTCGAAGAGCTGAAGAAGAACGCGGCCTTTGGTTGGGAGTTCGTCACCCGCGAGCAAGCGAATGAAGGAATGAAGAACAACGATTATTATATGACGCTTGTAATTCCAAGCAACTTCTCGGAACAGGCTACAACTTTGATGGATGATCAACCGAAACCTGCTGAGATTATCTATGAACCGAACGAAGCTTACAACTTCCTGGCCGCGCAAATTGGCGGAACAGCAGTGAAGGAAATCAAGAGCAAAGTATCCGCGAAAGTAACGGAAGCTTATACAGATGTTCTGTTTGATCAAGTTGAGAAAATTTCTAGTGGTCTTGGCGATGCGGGCGAAGGCGCAACTGAGATCAATGACGGAGCCGTTAAGCTGGATGAAGGCGCTCAGAAGCTGAAAGAGAACCTGGCCAAAATGGTAGACGGTTCAGTGAAGCTGCAAGATGGCATCTCCCCATTGACGGAAGGTGTGGGTTCCCTGAATAAAGGGGCCGGCGATTTGAAGACAGGTGCCACCTCTCTTGCTTCTGGTTTGAATCAGTTAGCAGATGCCAATAAGCAGTTGCAGAACGGGGCTGCAGCCGCAAATGAAGGCGGCAATCAATTGAAGACAGGACTTGGCGCTTCGCTGAATGGAGCTAACGCTCTGGCTCAAGGCTTGAAGCAGTCCGAACAAGGCAGCGCATCGCTGGTAACCGGACTGGAATCTTCAGCACAAGGCAGCACAAAGGTTGCAGAGGGTGCGAAGGCAGTTGCCCAAGGTATTGAACAATTAACACAAGCTAGCCCAGAGCTGGCAGCGAATCCTGCAGTGAAGCAGCTTCTGGCAGCCAGCCAAGCAGTTGCTACCGGCAGTGAGCAAGTAGCGCAAGGTCAACAGCAATTGTTGAAAGGCAGCAAGGATTTACACGGTGCACAACAACAGCTTGTACAAGGCAGTGAACAGCTTGTTCAAGGTCAAGAGCAATTGGCCCAAGGGGCCGCGAAGTTGACTGAAGGTCAAGGTCAACTTGTAGGCGGACTGAAGCAGTTCGGCGTGAAGCTGAATGAAGCAGCAGCCGGCGGCAGCCAGCTTGCGACAGGGGCTGGCGCACTTAGCGAAGGAGCTAAGAAAATTGAAGGCGGTATGGGTCAATTGTCTAGCGGTGTCGCTACACTCGCTGATGGCTCGAAGCAATTGGATGAAGGTGCCGGTGAACTTAAGGACGGCACAAGCAAGCTGAGCGAAGGCTCGGGAGAATTGGCTAGCAAGCTGAACGAGGCAGCGGATGAAACTTCTTCTGTGAAGAAGACAGATGCCCTAGTTGATATGTTCGCTCAGCCAGTAGATGTGGATGAGCAGAAGATGAATGAAGTACCGAACTATGGTACAGGATTCTCACCATACTTCCTGTCCCTCGGTCTGTTCGTCGGCGCTCTGATCTCGACGCTGGTCGTTCCACTCCGCAGCTCTTCCGTATCGGAAGCAAGCGGATGGAATCGCTTCGTAAGCCGTTCGCTCTCCTTCACAGGAATGAGCCTTTTCCAATCACTATTCGCAGTAGTATTGGTACTCTATGGCTTGAAGCTTGAGGTACAGAATGTACCGATGTTCTACCTGTTCACATTTGTTACCAGCCTGTGCTTCATGTTCATCATTCAGGCCCTTGTCACTTGGCTCGACAATCCAGGCCGCTTCCTGGCGATCCTGCTCTTGATCTTCCAATTGACAACATCTGCAGGAACATTCCCAGTAGAATTGCTTCCTTCCTGGATGAAGGCATTCAATCCGTTCATGCCAATGACATTTAGCGTCAAAGGCTATAAAGCGGTAATCTCTTCGGGAGAAATGAGTGTCGCTTGGGGTCAAATGGGTATTCTGATTGGCGTTGCTGTTGTATTCTTGGCACTCACGCTTGTATACTTCCTGGCACATAATAATAGTGTAGCTGAAGAAGTAAGCGCAGAAGCTAGTCTGCAAGCCTAA
- the gltB gene encoding glutamate synthase large subunit, producing the protein MTNRHTVAPPRQGLYDPVFEKDACGMGFVAHIKGKASHSIVVQALTMLTNMEHRGGQGSEPNSGDGAGILVQIPHRFLAREALKLGFELPVSGEYGVGMLFLSQIAEERASQEAAITRIAEEEGQGVLGFRDVPTNDEMLGESAKEAKPYVRQVFISRSADLEDELAFERKLYVIRRRAELSIRYADDTEENSFYVSSLSCSKLVYKGMLTTEQVGQFYLDLQDEAVESAIALVHSRFSTNTFPSWERAHPYRFMIHNGEINTLPGNVNWMHARQSLFVSDVFGSDLEKIKPVINPDGSDTAMFDNTFEFLYLSGRSLPHVAMMMVPEPWNNHAEMEPTRRAFYDYHSSLMEPWDGPAAMGFTDGIQIGAILDRNGLRPSRYYVTKDDLIILSSEVGVLDIPAEDVLYKDRLRPGRMLLVDTKEGRIIADEEVKARVAQELPYDRWLAEHRITLQELPEASMKLELSHEEITNKQMAFGYSYEDLHKVLEPMALTGSEGLVSMGYDAPLAVLSERPQRLYNYFKQMFAQVTNPPMDAIREELVTSAMTLIGPEQDLLHPAPESCRQIVLSSPFLSDEDLAKLRHVKREGLKPAVLPILFATTKGAAGIAQALDDLCAAADQAIAQGKSILILSDRTVDAEYAAIPALLAVSCLHHHLISQGTRTQVSIVLESGEPREVHHFALLIGYGANAVNPYLALASLRDMINGGMLRGVSISRAEVNYIKAVNKGVIKILSKMGISTIQSYRGAQIFEAVGLNQQFVDRYFTRTPTRIEGIGLKEVAIETLASHQQAFSVAQGGQEKILDSGGQYQWRNEGEEHLFNPQTIHLLQQAVRSGDYSLYKKFAGLVQGENEQRYTLRSLLHLLPAGPRVPLEEVESAASIMRRFKTGAMSFGSISKEAHETIAIAMNRIGGKSNSGEGGEDPARYVKDANGDSRRSAIKQVASGRFGVTSQYLVNADEIQIKMAQGAKPGEGGQLPGNKVYPWVAEVRGSTPGVGLISPPPHHDIYSIEDLAELIYDLKNANPRARINVKLVSEVGVGTIAAGVAKGRADVILVSGYDGGTGASPQSSIRHAGLPWELGLAETHQTLMLNHLRDRVVLETDGKMLTGRDLAVAALLGAEEYGFSTAPLVSVGCIMMRVCQLDTCPVGVATQNPELRKNFTGDPQHVVNFMTFIAEDLREWMAELGFHSLDEMIGRTDCLDAGRVDQHWKRSGLDLSALLHTPVMEEEESRRRHSREQNHGLEETLDAVELLKQAAPALDRGEAVSISLPICNVNRATGTLLGSEVTRRYGADGLPDDTILLNFEGSAGQSLGAFVPRGITITVEGDANDYVGKGLSGGKIIVRPSRFATFAAEENVIIGNTSFYGATSGEAYIRGIAGERFAVRNSGANVVVEGVGDHGCEYMTGGRVVVLGDTGRNFAAGMSGGIAYVLDLHGKFKKRCNQEMVLLEQVESEVEAEHLRTWIRRHVLYTDSTVGRRILDCWHEMLPRFVRVIPQDYKRMLEQIRKVEEKGLQGEAARLAAFEANSRELDQTGIRAASGLPNPR; encoded by the coding sequence ATGACAAATAGACATACTGTTGCACCACCTCGGCAGGGACTTTATGATCCCGTATTTGAAAAAGATGCCTGCGGCATGGGCTTTGTCGCACATATCAAGGGAAAAGCGTCGCATTCGATCGTTGTCCAGGCGCTCACCATGCTGACGAATATGGAGCATCGCGGCGGACAGGGCAGCGAGCCGAATTCGGGAGACGGCGCTGGTATATTAGTGCAAATCCCACACCGATTCCTGGCGCGGGAGGCCTTGAAGCTGGGATTCGAGCTTCCGGTGTCTGGGGAATATGGGGTTGGGATGCTGTTCCTATCACAGATTGCTGAAGAGCGAGCTTCCCAGGAGGCTGCAATTACTCGTATCGCCGAAGAGGAAGGCCAAGGAGTTCTAGGTTTTCGCGATGTGCCGACGAATGATGAAATGCTGGGGGAATCGGCTAAGGAAGCCAAGCCTTATGTACGACAAGTGTTTATCAGCCGCAGCGCAGATCTGGAGGATGAACTGGCTTTTGAACGGAAATTGTATGTCATCCGTCGCCGAGCTGAGTTATCGATTCGTTATGCGGATGATACGGAGGAGAATTCATTCTATGTATCCAGCTTGTCATGCAGCAAACTTGTCTATAAAGGGATGCTGACAACGGAGCAGGTGGGACAATTCTATCTTGACCTGCAGGATGAAGCAGTAGAATCAGCGATCGCATTGGTGCATTCCCGTTTCAGCACCAATACGTTCCCAAGCTGGGAACGGGCGCATCCGTATCGCTTTATGATTCACAACGGTGAGATTAATACACTGCCGGGAAATGTGAACTGGATGCATGCGCGTCAGTCGCTGTTCGTGAGCGATGTGTTCGGCAGCGATCTGGAGAAGATCAAACCGGTCATTAATCCGGATGGGTCGGATACAGCGATGTTTGACAACACCTTTGAGTTCCTCTACTTGAGCGGGCGTTCTTTACCGCATGTGGCCATGATGATGGTTCCCGAACCCTGGAATAATCATGCGGAGATGGAGCCGACACGCCGGGCTTTCTATGATTATCATAGCTCCTTGATGGAGCCTTGGGATGGGCCTGCAGCTATGGGCTTCACAGACGGAATCCAGATCGGGGCGATTCTAGATCGCAATGGACTGAGACCTTCCCGCTATTATGTAACAAAGGATGACTTGATCATATTGTCTTCCGAGGTGGGGGTACTCGATATTCCGGCGGAAGACGTCCTCTATAAAGATCGCCTGCGTCCGGGACGGATGCTGCTTGTAGATACAAAGGAAGGAAGAATTATAGCGGACGAGGAAGTGAAGGCACGAGTCGCCCAGGAGCTGCCTTATGATAGGTGGCTTGCTGAGCATCGGATCACCCTTCAAGAGCTGCCTGAGGCTTCTATGAAGTTGGAGCTGTCTCATGAAGAGATTACGAATAAACAGATGGCATTTGGGTATTCCTACGAGGACCTGCATAAAGTACTGGAGCCTATGGCGCTGACAGGGAGCGAAGGCTTGGTGTCTATGGGCTATGATGCGCCGCTTGCTGTGCTGTCGGAGCGTCCGCAGCGCTTGTACAATTACTTTAAGCAAATGTTCGCACAGGTGACGAATCCACCGATGGATGCAATCCGCGAGGAGCTCGTTACCTCGGCTATGACACTGATCGGGCCAGAGCAGGATTTGCTTCACCCCGCGCCAGAGAGCTGCCGGCAGATTGTTCTTTCATCGCCATTCCTGTCCGACGAAGACCTAGCCAAGTTACGCCATGTGAAGCGGGAGGGGTTAAAGCCAGCTGTGCTGCCGATCTTATTCGCCACGACCAAGGGGGCTGCTGGAATAGCGCAAGCGCTGGACGATCTCTGTGCAGCGGCTGATCAAGCGATTGCTCAAGGCAAGTCGATACTGATCTTGTCGGATCGTACGGTGGACGCTGAATATGCAGCAATCCCGGCCTTGCTTGCCGTATCCTGCCTGCATCATCATCTTATCTCGCAAGGAACGCGTACACAGGTCAGCATTGTGCTGGAGTCCGGTGAGCCTAGAGAGGTGCATCATTTCGCGTTATTGATAGGCTATGGCGCTAATGCCGTTAATCCGTATCTCGCGTTGGCTAGCTTGAGGGATATGATCAACGGGGGCATGCTACGCGGCGTATCTATTAGTCGGGCTGAAGTGAACTATATCAAAGCCGTGAATAAAGGCGTCATTAAAATATTGTCCAAAATGGGTATCTCTACGATTCAGTCCTATCGAGGAGCGCAAATCTTCGAGGCAGTAGGATTGAATCAACAATTCGTCGATCGTTATTTCACCCGGACGCCAACGCGGATTGAGGGGATTGGTCTAAAGGAGGTTGCTATTGAGACATTGGCTTCACATCAACAAGCCTTCTCTGTAGCGCAAGGTGGCCAGGAGAAAATCCTGGATTCGGGTGGGCAATATCAATGGCGCAACGAGGGAGAAGAGCATCTGTTCAATCCACAGACCATTCATCTGCTGCAGCAGGCTGTGCGCAGCGGGGATTATAGTCTGTATAAGAAATTTGCTGGACTCGTGCAAGGAGAGAACGAGCAGCGCTATACGCTGCGTTCCTTGCTCCACTTGTTGCCAGCCGGACCGAGGGTGCCGCTGGAGGAAGTTGAGTCCGCTGCATCGATTATGCGCAGGTTCAAGACTGGAGCGATGTCATTCGGCTCGATCAGCAAGGAGGCGCATGAGACGATCGCTATCGCGATGAATCGGATCGGAGGCAAGAGTAATTCTGGCGAAGGCGGAGAGGACCCAGCTCGCTATGTGAAGGATGCGAACGGGGACTCACGCCGCAGCGCGATTAAGCAGGTGGCTTCAGGCCGCTTCGGCGTTACTTCGCAATATCTGGTCAATGCGGATGAGATCCAGATCAAGATGGCTCAGGGAGCCAAGCCGGGGGAAGGTGGCCAACTGCCAGGCAACAAGGTCTATCCGTGGGTAGCCGAGGTTCGCGGCTCAACGCCAGGCGTTGGTCTCATCTCGCCGCCACCGCATCATGATATTTACTCAATCGAAGATCTGGCTGAACTGATCTATGATCTGAAGAATGCGAACCCGCGCGCTCGCATTAATGTCAAGCTTGTCTCTGAGGTCGGCGTAGGCACGATCGCTGCTGGGGTCGCCAAGGGCCGCGCCGATGTTATTCTAGTCAGTGGTTATGACGGGGGAACTGGCGCATCACCGCAGAGCTCGATCCGTCATGCAGGCTTGCCATGGGAGCTTGGTCTGGCCGAGACGCATCAGACACTGATGCTGAATCACTTGCGCGATCGGGTCGTGCTCGAGACGGACGGTAAAATGCTGACCGGCCGTGATTTGGCCGTCGCTGCGCTGCTTGGTGCGGAGGAGTATGGCTTCTCCACAGCTCCGCTCGTCTCCGTCGGTTGTATCATGATGCGGGTCTGCCAGCTCGATACATGTCCGGTTGGGGTCGCTACGCAGAATCCGGAGCTGCGCAAGAATTTCACCGGCGATCCGCAGCATGTCGTAAACTTCATGACCTTCATCGCCGAGGATCTGCGCGAGTGGATGGCCGAGCTGGGCTTCCACAGTCTGGATGAGATGATCGGCCGTACGGACTGTCTGGATGCGGGAAGGGTAGATCAGCATTGGAAGAGGAGCGGGCTTGATTTAAGTGCACTGCTGCACACGCCTGTGATGGAGGAGGAAGAGAGCAGACGTCGCCATTCGCGTGAGCAGAATCACGGCTTGGAAGAGACGCTGGATGCCGTTGAGCTGCTGAAGCAAGCTGCGCCGGCGCTAGATCGCGGCGAGGCTGTAAGCATCTCACTACCGATCTGCAATGTGAATCGGGCGACCGGCACGTTATTGGGTAGTGAGGTAACGCGTCGTTATGGCGCGGACGGCTTGCCGGACGATACGATTCTACTGAACTTCGAAGGCTCGGCCGGACAGAGTCTAGGGGCATTTGTGCCGCGTGGTATTACGATTACGGTCGAAGGCGATGCGAATGATTACGTTGGGAAGGGACTCTCGGGCGGAAAGATTATCGTCAGACCATCCCGATTCGCGACCTTTGCCGCAGAAGAGAATGTCATTATCGGCAACACCTCCTTCTATGGTGCAACGAGCGGAGAAGCGTATATCCGTGGTATCGCTGGAGAACGGTTTGCAGTACGTAATTCCGGTGCGAATGTTGTTGTTGAAGGTGTCGGCGATCATGGCTGTGAATATATGACAGGAGGCCGAGTCGTTGTTCTTGGCGATACAGGTCGTAACTTTGCAGCCGGCATGTCTGGAGGCATCGCTTATGTGCTAGATTTACATGGCAAGTTCAAGAAGCGGTGCAACCAAGAGATGGTGCTGCTGGAACAGGTAGAGTCCGAGGTAGAAGCCGAGCATCTGCGAACCTGGATCCGTCGTCATGTGCTATACACGGATAGCACTGTAGGACGGCGCATACTGGATTGCTGGCACGAGATGCTTCCAAGATTCGTCCGTGTCATTCCACAGGATTATAAACGGATGCTGGAACAGATCCGCAAGGTCGAGGAGAAGGGCTTGCAGGGCGAAGCAGCACGGTTAGCTGCTTTCGAAGCGAATTCGCGGGAATTAGACCAGACTGGTATTAGAGCTGCTAGCGGGCTGCCAAATCCTAGGTAA
- a CDS encoding ABC transporter ATP-binding protein: MDLEPVVRLKQVSKRIGGKTIIDKLTLDIPPGQVYGFLGPNGAGKTTTIRMMVGLMSISEGDIEIQGASVSEQFELAISHVGAIVENPEMYKFLSGYHNLLHYARMSPGVTKQRIAEVVELVGLEQRIHDKVKTYSLGMRQRLGVAQAILHRPRLLVLDEPTNGLDPQGIRELRSYLRQLAEKEGTTVFVSSHLLSEMELMCDTVAVIQQGRLIDVRQLHDQDKLENERKQTVFEVSDPQRAWELIGQGQVVDGGLLLELDRNAAAVINEQLVRGGISVYRIRVVTRTLEDQFIELTGGVGIE; this comes from the coding sequence TTGGATTTAGAGCCTGTTGTTCGGCTGAAGCAAGTCAGCAAAAGAATTGGTGGTAAGACGATTATCGATAAATTAACACTTGATATTCCTCCGGGCCAGGTGTACGGATTTCTCGGACCGAACGGCGCGGGCAAGACGACGACAATTCGGATGATGGTTGGATTGATGTCAATCTCTGAAGGAGATATTGAAATCCAGGGCGCCAGTGTATCAGAACAATTCGAGCTAGCGATCTCTCATGTGGGAGCCATTGTAGAGAATCCGGAAATGTATAAGTTTCTGAGCGGTTATCACAACCTGCTGCATTATGCGCGGATGTCACCTGGTGTGACGAAACAGCGAATTGCTGAGGTTGTTGAGCTGGTGGGATTGGAGCAGCGGATTCATGACAAGGTGAAGACCTATTCGCTCGGGATGCGCCAGCGTCTCGGTGTTGCTCAGGCGATATTACACCGGCCCAGGCTGCTTGTCCTGGACGAGCCAACGAACGGGCTTGATCCGCAAGGAATTCGCGAACTGCGTAGTTATTTGCGCCAGTTGGCCGAGAAGGAAGGGACGACCGTATTCGTCTCAAGTCACTTGCTATCCGAGATGGAGCTGATGTGTGATACCGTTGCTGTTATTCAGCAGGGGCGGTTGATCGATGTGAGGCAGCTGCATGATCAGGACAAGCTGGAGAATGAACGGAAGCAGACGGTGTTCGAGGTTAGCGATCCGCAGCGGGCCTGGGAATTGATCGGCCAGGGCCAGGTCGTGGATGGTGGTCTGCTGCTTGAGTTGGACCGGAATGCGGCGGCTGTCATTAATGAGCAATTAGTACGTGGGGGAATCTCGGTATACCGAATCCGCGTCGTGACGAGAACGCTGGAAGACCAATTTATCGAGCTGACAGGGGGTGTGGGCATTGAATAA